The uncultured Methanomethylovorans sp. genome contains a region encoding:
- a CDS encoding class III extradiol ring-cleavage dioxygenase, whose protein sequence is MKSELSKMPVLFVGHGSSENAIEDNEFTRGWKKIAELIPKPKAILCVSAHWKQPDTDVTAMEYPRTIHDFYGFPDELYRMDYRVKGPGSIAEKMAM, encoded by the coding sequence ATGAAAAGTGAGTTATCGAAGATGCCTGTACTTTTTGTTGGGCATGGCTCTTCTGAAAATGCAATAGAAGATAATGAGTTTACAAGAGGTTGGAAAAAGATAGCAGAACTTATCCCAAAACCAAAAGCAATACTATGCGTATCCGCCCATTGGAAGCAGCCAGACACAGATGTTACTGCAATGGAATATCCACGAACAATACATGACTTTTATGGTTTTCCTGATGAACTCTATAGGATGGATTATAGAGTAAAAGGTCCAGGGTCAATTGCTGAAAAAATGGCTATGTAG
- a CDS encoding nitroreductase family protein, with amino-acid sequence MTIPTEIDVYQYRKPENDIDELFVRRWSPRAMSGQSIPDKDLMRLFEVARWAPSASNEQPWRFIYAKKGTKYWDVFFDLVAEGNKRWCKNAAVLMVIISKIRFTKYDAENRTHSFSAGSAFENLQLQATNLGLVVHPFAGFDENKAAKVLGIPIEYYVDVMVAIGMPRKIEDLEEKDRIREFPSDRMKLNELIFEGEFNEK; translated from the coding sequence ATGACAATTCCAACAGAAATAGATGTATATCAATATAGGAAGCCAGAAAATGATATTGATGAGTTATTTGTCAGGAGATGGTCTCCAAGAGCAATGTCAGGACAGTCTATCCCTGATAAGGACTTAATGCGTTTATTTGAGGTTGCAAGATGGGCACCAAGCGCTAGCAATGAGCAGCCATGGAGATTCATCTATGCAAAAAAAGGAACAAAATACTGGGATGTGTTCTTTGATTTAGTTGCAGAAGGCAATAAAAGATGGTGCAAGAATGCTGCAGTTCTTATGGTAATTATTTCTAAAATTAGATTTACAAAATATGATGCAGAAAATAGGACACATTCATTCTCAGCTGGTTCAGCCTTTGAGAATTTGCAATTGCAGGCAACTAATCTAGGGTTGGTTGTTCACCCATTTGCAGGTTTTGATGAGAATAAGGCTGCTAAAGTATTAGGAATCCCAATAGAATACTATGTAGATGTCATGGTAGCTATAGGAATGCCTCGTAAGATTGAAGATTTGGAGGAAAAAGATAGGATAAGGGAATTCCCCTCTGATAGAATGAAACTCAATGAATTGATTTTTGAAGGTGAGTTTAATGAAAAGTGA